In Bacillus weihaiensis, the genomic stretch CCTTCATCGGCTCCTAGTGCCAAGGCATCCACCGTGCGCCCTTAACAACTTAACCTTTGACATCGAAGATGTCGTTTTTAACATTATTAAGAGAATCACTAAACTAAGCGTTTAAACTCAGTGAATTACTTGAATTGTTTTCGTTATCTAGTTTTCAAGGAACATTGGTGGAGCCTAGCGGGATCGAACCGCTGACCTCCTGCGTGCAAAGCAGGCGCTCTCCCAGCTGAGCTAAGGCCCCATGTGTTATATGATGTTAGATGGTGGGCCTAAATGGACTCGAACCATCGACCTCACGCTTATCAGGCGTGCGCTCTAACCAGCTGAGCTATAGGCCCATCTAAATAATTTAATCGAGAACAAAGTTCTCTCAAAACTAAACAAAATACCAAGCGTACCTCTATATCCTTAGAAAGGAGGTGATCCAGCCGCACCTTCCGATACGGCTACCTTGTTACGACTTCACCCCAATCATCTGTCCCACCTTAGGCGGCTGGCTCCTTACGGTTACCCCACCGACTTCGGGTGTTACAAACTCTCGTGGTGTGACGGGCGGTGTGTACAAGGCCCGGGAACGTATTCACCGCGGCATGCTGATCCGCGATTACTAGCGATTCCAGCTTCATGCAGGCGAGTTGCAGCCTGCAATCCGAACTGAGAATGGTTTTATGGGATTCGCTTAACTTCGCAGTCTCGCAGCCCTTTGTACCATCCATTGTAGCACGTGTGTAGCCCAGGTCATAAGGGGCATGATGATTTGACGTCATCCCCACCTTCCTCCGGTTTGTCACCGGCAGTCATCTTAGAGTGCCCAACTAAATGCTGGCAACTAAGATCAAGGGTTGCGCTCGTTGCGGGACTTAACCCAACATCTCACGACACGAGCTGACGACAACCATGCACCACCTGTCACTTCGTCCCCCGAAGGGGAACCTTCTATCTCTAGAAGTAGCGAAGGATGTCAAGACCTGGTAAGGTTCTTCGCGTTGCTTCGAATTAAACCACATGCTCCACCGCTTGTGCGGGCCCCCGTCAATTCCTTTGAGTTTCAGTCTTGCGACCGTACTCCCCAGGCGGAGTGCTTAATGCGTTTGCTGCAGCACTAAAGGGCGGAAACCCTCTAACACTTAGCACTCATCGTTTACGGCGTGGACTACCAGGGTATCTAATCCTGTTCGCTCCCCACGCTTTCGCGCCTCAGTGTCAGTTACAGACCAGAAAGTCGCCTTCGCCACTGGTGTTCCTCCAAATCTCTACGCATTTCACCGCTACACTTGGAATTCCACTTTCCTCTTCTGCACTCAAGTTCCCCAGTTTCCAATGACCCTCCACGGTTGAGCCGTGGGCTTTCACATCAGACTTAAGAAACCACCTGCGCGCGCTTTACGCCCAATAATTCCGGACAACGCTTGCCACCTACGTATTACCGCGGCTGCTGGCACGTAGTTAGCCGTGGCTTTCTGGTTAGGTACCGTCAAGGTACTAGCAGTTACTCTAGTACTTGTTCTTCCCTAACAACAGAACTTTACGACCCGAAGGCCTTCATCGTTCACGCGGCGTTGCTCCGTCAGACTTTCGTCCATTGCGGAAGATTCCCTACTGCTGCCTCCCGTAGGAGTCTGGGCCGTGTCTCAGTCCCAGTGTGGCCGATCACCCTCTCAGGTCGGCTACGCATCGTTGCCTTGGTGAGCCGTTACCTCACCAACTAGCTAATGCGCCGCGGGTCCATCTGTAAGTGATAGCTAGAAGCCATCTTTCAATTTCGAACCATGCGGTTCGAAATGTTATCCGGTATTAGCTCCGGTTTCCCGGAGTTATCCCAATCTTACAGGCAGGTTACCCACGTGTTACTCACCCGTCCGCCGCTAGGTCCGAAGACCTCGCTCGACTTGCATGTATTAGGCACGCCGCCAGCGTTCGTCCTGAGCCAGGATCAAACTCTCCAATAAAGTAGTTTGACTTGCTCATGTTTTTTGTACTATATAGTACGTTTTGTTGATTTAAAATCAACGTTTGATACGCTTGGTTTTGTTTAGTTTTCAAAGAACTTTTTGTCTTCTTTTTTTCAAAGAAGCAACTTTAATATAATATCATGTATCTTACTTTAAAGTCAACAACTTTTTTAAAAAGTTTTTTTGAGAAGTTCTTGTTTCTCAACGACGAATACTAATATATCATCTACGAATATAGATGTCAACACAAAAAGACAAACAAATGAAATTCACTTGTCTGTCTTTACCACTAGCTATTCTGTCATGAAATTAAGATTAAATAATCATTGTTTTAATTACGACCAGTGCCGCTAATCCTGGTATACCTAATATACCTGAAATACTAGACGTTATAAGATTAATCGGTATGTGTAAGTTAAAGCTCGTACCAAATGTATTAATAAAAAACAGGAGCAGGGCACCGACCATAACTTTAACAGCTATCTGTCCGATCCATCTTAGTGGGCGAATTGGTGCTCCGACAAATAAAAGGACCACTATTAGTCCTCCCAAGACTGAAAACACAAGAATTGGATCCATTCCTATCACTCACTTTCATACTTATCCTTTTATAAATAGATATGAAAGAGGAACGGATTTAGAACAAGCCTTTGTACTAAATTTTGTACGTAGTGTATTGTCTTGCGCGAAGTGTTGTGTATTTTTCTTAAACACTCTTAGATTTTACCGATTTTTATTTTACGAGCTTTTGCCTCTTTTAATAGAAAGAAATATTTTGCTTCCGCTACTTTTAATTCATATAAAACTTGCGGGGAGGGTTCTACACTCTTATCAACGAGTTGTTTTTGACGATTCCATTCCTTTTTCATTGATAGGAGATGTTGAATCAACTGTTGGTCATACTGATTTTTTAACCAGCCTTTTCGACGAAAAAGCATGATGCTTCCTCCTTTATAACTCTCTTCTTCCTTCTATTGCCTTCGATAGTGTAACCTCATCTGCATATTCTAAATCTCCACCAACAGGTAAACCATGTGCGATTCTTGTTAGTCTAATACCTGATGGCTTTAGTAATCTTGAAATATACATAGCTGTAGCTTCACCCTCGATGTTAGGATTTGTAGCAAGAATTACTTCTTGAATAACATCATCCTGAAGTCTCTTTAACAGTTCCGGTATTTTAATATCCTCTGGTCCTATCCCTTCCATAGGAGAGATTGATCCATGAAGAACATGATAAAGCCCACTATATTCTTTCATTTTCTCCATTGCAATTACATCTTTCGGATCTTGCACAACACATACGACCGTTTTATCACGTCTTTGATCCTCACAAATATAACAAGGATCTTGATCCGTGATATGGCCACAAACTGAACAGTACGTTAAGTTACGCTTGGCATTTACAAGCGCTTTTGCGAAATCTAGTACAACGTCTTCTTTCATATTTAGTACAAAAAAAGCCAGACGAACGGCCGTTTTAGGACCAATTCCTGGCAGTTTCATAAAGCTATCAATGAGCTTCGATATTGGTTCTGGATAATGCATGAGATATCCTCCTAGAACATTCCTGGTAAATTCATTCCTTTTGTGAATTGTCCCATTGTGTCATTTGTTAAATCATCCATTTTCTTTAATGCATCATTTGTTGCAGCTAAAACAAGATCTTGCAACATTTCGATATCATCTGGATCTACTACTTCTTCTTTAATATTCACTTCAAGAATTTCCTTTTGGCCGTTAACGACTACAGTGACCATTCCGCCTCCAGCAGTTCCTTCAACTGTTTTTTCACTTAGCTCCTCTTGAGCTTTTGCCATATCCTTTTGCATCTTTTGCATTTGCTTCATCATTTTTTGCATATTTCCCATACCGCCACGCATCATAGTTCATTCCTCCAAAATAATTAATCTTTTATTTCAATTAAATCATTTCCTACTAACTTCATCGCTTCCGCAATTAATGGGTCTTCTTCACTACCCTGCTGTTTATGCTCGGTAGTATCATCTTTTTGATCCCGTAGGAATTCCTTCCTTATTTTACCCCAATCATGCTCTGGAACGCCAACCATTTCCATCGTTTTGCCCGTAAGCTCTTGTAATAGCACTTCTAAATTTGTACGAACTTGATTGTTATTTTCTGCAACCATCTTACAATGGATTTCAAATTTAAATTTTAGCACAAATGCAGTCTCAGAGGCTGCAACAGGTTCACTATCATTTAATAAAGCAGCATGGGAAACTTTATTCTGCCTCTTAAGTGACTCTAATAGTTCTCCCCATTTTGCTTTGATTAACTCTAGATCATTTCTTGTGGCTACTTTTAATATTTCTTGAATTCTACCTTCTGGTGTTTTATAGCCGCTTTTCATGGAACGTTGTTTCGGTTCTTGACCTCCGGAACTACGTTGTGGATTAACCGCAACACCCTGTTGCTTTATTTTCATTATTTCCGTTTGCAAATTCGTAATTTTTTCTAAAAGAGCCTGATACGATTCATTCCCCTGCTCATTTGCCAAATTGGTATGCTGACACAATTTAACAAGTGCTACTTCAAGGAAAATTCTCGGATGATTTGTCCACTTCATCTCCTGTTGGCTCTTACTTAAGATGTCTATTGTCTCATAGATTTCTCCTGCAGAAATTTCTTTTGCTAACTGGATAAACTGGTCATCCACAGAAACCCTTTCTAAAACATCCTCTAACGTTGGTGCTGTTTGATAGAGAAGCATGTCACGATAATAATAGATAAAATCTTCAACAAACCGGCTCGGATCCTTCCCTTGATACATTAATTCGTCAAGTGCTTGTAAAGCCGAGGTTGCATCCTTTTTGTGTATCGCTTCTGCTATTTTAGCAATTATCCCTTGTGATACAGATCCCGTTATAAGCAAAGCCTCTTCCATTGTTACTTGATCATTACTATAAGAGATGGCTTGATCCAGTAGACTAAGCGCATCACGCATTCCACCGTCAGCAGCTCTAGCAATGACATGTAACGCTTCTTCTTCAACCTGTACATCTTCATTATGTACAATCTCTTCCATTCTTCCAACAATAGCCGAAGAGGTGATCCTCCTAAAATCAAATCTTTGACAACGTGAGATAATTGTAAGAGGTATTTTATGTGGCTCAGTCGTTGCTAAGATAAAGATAACATGCTTAGGTGGCTCTTCTAACGTTTTTAACAACGCATTAAATGCACCGATGGAAAGCATGTGCACTTCATCGACAATATACACTTTATATTGGACAGATGATGGAGCATACTTTACTTTATCTCGTATATCTCTTATTTCATCGACTCCATTATTTGAGGCGGCATCAATCTCTATAACATCCGAAATAGAACCGTTTGTAATCCCTTTACACGCTGAACACTCATTACAAGGCTCTGCAACTGGTGCATTTTCACAGTTTACTGCTTTTGCAAATATTTTTGCTGCGCTTGTTTTACCAGTCCCACGGGGTCCTGAAAATAGATACGCATGTGAAAATTTATTTTGCAAAAGGGCATTTTGTAACGTTTTAGTGATATGCTCTTGTCCAACCACGTCATGAAAGAGTTGCGGTCGGAAAACGCGGTACAATGCTTGATATCCCACAAAAACGTCTCCCTTCATCTTCTTCTATTTTATTATAACAACCATTAATTGAATTACAAAGTACGTTTCAATGATATTTAACGATAAATATGTAGCAAATAGATTTCGACCATAGAAATCTAACTAAAGGAACGTCGTATTCTATCATCCAACTTATTTTCCCCACTATTTATATGCAACAAAAAACTCACCCTAAAAAGAGTGAGTTTCTATTTAAAATTTAACTGCCGTGCACCTTCCGTCGATTAGCCACCATAG encodes the following:
- a CDS encoding pro-sigmaK processing inhibitor BofA family protein, translating into MDPILVFSVLGGLIVVLLFVGAPIRPLRWIGQIAVKVMVGALLLFFINTFGTSFNLHIPINLITSSISGILGIPGLAALVVIKTMII
- the dnaX gene encoding DNA polymerase III subunit gamma/tau, with product MGYQALYRVFRPQLFHDVVGQEHITKTLQNALLQNKFSHAYLFSGPRGTGKTSAAKIFAKAVNCENAPVAEPCNECSACKGITNGSISDVIEIDAASNNGVDEIRDIRDKVKYAPSSVQYKVYIVDEVHMLSIGAFNALLKTLEEPPKHVIFILATTEPHKIPLTIISRCQRFDFRRITSSAIVGRMEEIVHNEDVQVEEEALHVIARAADGGMRDALSLLDQAISYSNDQVTMEEALLITGSVSQGIIAKIAEAIHKKDATSALQALDELMYQGKDPSRFVEDFIYYYRDMLLYQTAPTLEDVLERVSVDDQFIQLAKEISAGEIYETIDILSKSQQEMKWTNHPRIFLEVALVKLCQHTNLANEQGNESYQALLEKITNLQTEIMKIKQQGVAVNPQRSSGGQEPKQRSMKSGYKTPEGRIQEILKVATRNDLELIKAKWGELLESLKRQNKVSHAALLNDSEPVAASETAFVLKFKFEIHCKMVAENNNQVRTNLEVLLQELTGKTMEMVGVPEHDWGKIRKEFLRDQKDDTTEHKQQGSEEDPLIAEAMKLVGNDLIEIKD
- a CDS encoding YaaL family protein — its product is MLFRRKGWLKNQYDQQLIQHLLSMKKEWNRQKQLVDKSVEPSPQVLYELKVAEAKYFFLLKEAKARKIKIGKI
- a CDS encoding YbaB/EbfC family nucleoid-associated protein, whose protein sequence is MRGGMGNMQKMMKQMQKMQKDMAKAQEELSEKTVEGTAGGGMVTVVVNGQKEILEVNIKEEVVDPDDIEMLQDLVLAATNDALKKMDDLTNDTMGQFTKGMNLPGMF
- the recR gene encoding recombination mediator RecR; protein product: MHYPEPISKLIDSFMKLPGIGPKTAVRLAFFVLNMKEDVVLDFAKALVNAKRNLTYCSVCGHITDQDPCYICEDQRRDKTVVCVVQDPKDVIAMEKMKEYSGLYHVLHGSISPMEGIGPEDIKIPELLKRLQDDVIQEVILATNPNIEGEATAMYISRLLKPSGIRLTRIAHGLPVGGDLEYADEVTLSKAIEGRREL